A window from Fragaria vesca subsp. vesca linkage group LG5, FraVesHawaii_1.0, whole genome shotgun sequence encodes these proteins:
- the LOC101309254 gene encoding uncharacterized protein LOC101309254 gives MMNGFPAKSAVIAALLVVLLLMGAFPAASASIPVGGKEYGSVRTLSMREGCFGNRCQRMDLFYNKGSQKLDLSLRRLQQSRHQPPPAPSRNGFHIWSVPPAPPPPAQLHP, from the exons ATGATGAATGGTTTTCCGGCAAAGTCTGCGGTGATTGCAGCCCTACTAGTAGTGTTGCTTCTAATGGGGGCCTTTCCAGCAGCTTCTGCATCAATTCCAGTTG GTGGCAAGGAATATGGCTCAGTAAGAACATTGTCAATGAGAGAAGGTTGCTTTGGAAATAGATGTCAAAGAATGGACCTTTTCTATAATAAAGGCAGCCAAAAGCTGGACTTGAGTTTGAGGAGGCTGCAGCAATCTAGACATCAGCCACCACCTGCACCTTCCAGAAATGGATTTCATATATGGTCTGTTCCCCCAGCTCCACCACCTCCAGCACAATTACACCCCTAA
- the LOC101309544 gene encoding uncharacterized protein LOC101309544 has translation MGGFPAKLVLVLVAVYLLLGLLPETSALLHHAEDGEKSVWHVDCRHGLMKIHGRKQGSFGCQNGIVKKEIVPTRSLRVMVTSRAPPSPVKNKATSQNAAAAPPSSIA, from the exons ATGGGTGGTTTTCCGGCGAAGTTGGTTTTAGTTTTAGTAGCTGTATATCTTCTTCTCGGACTTTTACCTGAAACTTCTGCTTTACTTCATCATG CCGAAGATGGTGAGAAGAGTGTATGGCATGTTGACTGTAGACATGGCTTGATGAAGATACATGGAAGAAAACAAGGTAGCTTTGGATGTCAAAATGGCATCGTCAAAAAGGAAATAGTGCCAACTCGCAGCCTAAGAGTAATGGTGACATCAAGAGCGCCACCTTCACCAGTTAAAAACAAAGCAACATCACAGAATGCTGCTGCTGCACCTCCTTCATCCATTGCTTGA
- the LOC101308772 gene encoding uncharacterized protein LOC101308772: MEDLDSNIGSSSLMRFTDSTRSHHLEIRKIIAATAHGFVPRRIAPTAVSYLDATCSSSSEDHVIEAVVTILSVLIPLVSPEILIEKESANKSVSAAVARVLRFDTRNLNRDAAVLGLKCISQLLTVILTSNMDSAAWSHVSYLYELLLGFATTRISHVRKPSHVVIAEIMQSLQGTADIVPASEALVNLFERWWLPLLGGNGPSVLSNEAEPIESRFCLDVMKRCVVLMPTKFKLTMLNCFKTILELALHRNSITIRVEWILERFCLHPSAPKDVPPHLLLDLLCLISDSVTKRAAFDHEGTTTASILKNGVSTVYSSNWELCVIKLPLVFDALKVLMGIPADQEDHGYIEEDIDTAAQAFKHLIHTCIDEGLINQGLDQINKIASSKSEPPQPKELTVIEKMCATIESLLGYHRTGAHTFSIDRAFEVVLTMFDKLGSHSCCFMRGTLESLADMHKFADEQFPYRKQATLLLGRLVEEKIGVDDISIRAVLTQEELLGLLADYRDLKSKQSSQLSHLKRKASSIELMPDRCGPSSIWAMAVTVREISSTEKMTKKIKL, translated from the exons ATGGAGGACCTGGATTCCAACATCGGCAGCTCGAGCCTGATGCGCTTCACCGATTCGACTCGCAGTCACCACCTCGAAATCCGCAAAATCATCGCCGCGACTGCCCACGGTTTCGTTCCGCGGAGGATTGCTCCCACCGCCGTGTCCTACTTGGATGCCACGTGCTCCTCCTCCTCCGAAGATCACGTGATCGAGGCCGTCGTCACGATTCTCTCCGTACTCATCCCGCTTGTCTCCCCGGAAATTCTTATCGAGAAGGAGAGTGCCAACAAGTCTGTGTCGGCGGCGGTGGCGCGTGTTCTTCGATTCGACACTCGCAATTTGAATCGAGACGCCGCCGTTTTGGGATTGAAGTGCATTTCGCAACTGCTGACTGTCATCCTCACCAGCAATATGGACTCTGCTGCCTGGTCCCATGTCTCTTATTTGTACGAGCTTTTACTGGGTTTCGCAACTACGCGCATCAGTCAT GTGCGGAAGCCGTCACATGTTGTGATTGCCGAGATAATGCAAAGTTTGCAAGGCACCGCAGATATTGTGCCTGCAAGTGAAGCCCTTGTTAACTTGTTTGAGAGATGGTGGCTTCCTCTGCTTGGCGGCAATGGCCCCAGTGTCTTGTCTAATGAAGCTGAACCCATCGAGTCCCGGTTTTGTTTGGATGTGATGAAAAGATGTGTGGTCCTGATGCCTACCAAGTTCAAGCTAACAATGCTCAACTGCTTCAAGACCATCTTGGAACTGGCGTTGCATAGAAACTCAATTACAATACGTGTTGAATGGATTTTGGAAAGGTTTTGTCTCCACCCATCAGCACCCAAAGACGTTCCTCCTCACCTGTTGCTTGATCTGTTATGCTTGATTTCGGACTCTGTCACCAAAAGAGCGGCGTTTGATCATGAGGGGACAACTACGGCTTCTATACTCAAAAATGGAGTGTCAACAGTTTACTCCTCCAACTGGGAACTCTGTGTGATCAAACTTCCTCTTGTGTTCGATGCACTCAAAGTTTTGATGGGGATACCTGCAGATCAGGAGGATCACGGGTATATAGAAGAGGACATCGATACAGCAGCACAAGCCTTTAAGCATCTCATTCATACTTGCATCGATGAAGGTTTGATTAATCAGGGACTTGACCAGATCAATAAAATTGCAAGCAGCAAGTCTGAGCCTCCTCAGCCGAAGGAGCTAACTGTAATTGAAAAAATGTGTGCGACTATTGAAAGCCTACTAGGTTATCACCGTACTGGTGCTCATACTTTCAGCATTGACCGTGCATTTGAAGTTGTTTTGACAATGTTTGATAAATTAGGGTCACACTCGTGTTGTTTCATGAGGGGTACACTGGAGAGCTTGGCAGACATGCACAAGTTTGCTGATGAACAATTCCCTTACAGGAAACAGGCTACACTTCTTCTAGGAAGGCTTGTTGAGGAAAAAATTGGGGTTGATGATATTAGTATTAGGGCTGTCCTGACTCAAGAAGAGCTCTTGGGACTGCTTGCAGATTATAGGGACCTTAAATCCAAGCAATCGTCACAACTTTCTCATCTGAAACGGAAGGCGTCAAGTATTGAGCTTATGCCAGATCGTTGTGGTCCATCAAGTATATGGGCTATGGCGGTTACAGTTAGAGAAATATCCAGCACAGAGAAGATGACAAAGAAGATTAAGCTCTAA